The following coding sequences are from one Triticum dicoccoides isolate Atlit2015 ecotype Zavitan chromosome 4A, WEW_v2.0, whole genome shotgun sequence window:
- the LOC119285489 gene encoding adenylosuccinate lyase-like produces MSAPPSLKSPATAAFLASPCLAVAPRAAVLGATAQPPRRLSCSAAVGAEARDLEMSAPLDWAARSVGELEQATDLDTFCMMALSPLDGRYFRFIKDLMPFFSEFGLIRYRVLVEVRWLLKLSQIPEVKEVPPFSEEAQLFLDAIIQDFSINDAKEVKQIEKITNHDVKAVEYYLKQKCSSNPEVAKVLEFFHFGCTSEDINNLSHALALKEGVNTIMFPVMIDVCSAICSLATENAHVPLLSKTHGQPASPTTLGKEMANFAARLSDIGKSFSEVKILGKFAGAVGNYNADVVAYPEIDWPKMTEEFVRSLGLEFNPYVTQIEPHDYISKLFNLFVQFNIVLTDFDRDMWSYISAGYFKQIPKAGEVGSSTMPHKINPINFENSEGNLSVSNGLLCTLSMKLPISRLQRDLTDSTVLRNLGVGLGHSLLAYKATMQGIKKLEVNKVRLDEDLEQTWEVLAEPIQTVMRRYGIPEPYEKLKEMTRGQAVTKDSIRKFIEGLDLPEDAQSSLLKLTPHSYTGEAENLAANIWNVVDLKSGFKIK; encoded by the exons ATGAGTGCTCCCCTGGACTGGGCGGCGAGGTCGGTGGGGGAGCTGGAGCAAGCGACAGACCTGGACACTTTCTGTATGATGGCGCTATCACCTCTGGACGGCCGATACTTCAGATTTATTAAGGACTTGATGCCCTTCTTCAGTGAGTTCGGCCTCATCAGATACCGCGTCTTAGTCGAG GTCAGATGGTTGCTGAAGCTTTCTCAAATTCCTGAGGTCAAGGAGGTGCCGCCGTTTAGTGAGGAGGCCCAACTATTTCTGGATGCAATCATCCAAGATTTTAGCATCAATGATGCTAAAGAGGTGAAACAAATTGAGAAAATAACTAACCACGATGTGAAGGCTGTTGAGTACTATCTGAAGCAGAAATGCAGCTCAAATCCAGAGGTTGCAAAG GTTTTGGAATTCTTCCATTTTGgatgcacttctgaagatatcaacaACTTGTCACATGCATTAGCTCTAAAAGAGGGGGTAAACACAATTATGTTCCCTGTGATGATCGATGTATGCAGTGCAATATGTTCCTTGGCAACGGAAAATGCACACGTCCCTTTGCTGTCTAAAACTCACGGACAG CCGGCATCACCAACAACTCTGGGAAAAGAGATGGCAAATTTTGCAGCCAGATTATCTGATATCGGGAAGAGTTTTTCTGAGGTTAAGATACTAGGGAAATTTGCTGGCGCTGTTGGAAATTACAATGCTGATGTAGTTGCATATCCGGAAATTGACTGGCCTAAGATGACAGAAGAGTTTGTCAGGTCCTTAGGTTTGGAGTTCAATCCTTACGTTACTCAG ATTGAACCTCATGACTATATCTCAAAGCTCTTCAATCTATTTGTCCAGTTTAACATTGTCTTGACTGATTTTGACAGAGACATGTGGTCTTACATATCAGCAGGCTACTTCAAGCAG ATACCAAAGGCTGGTGAAGTTGGATCCTCCACCATGCCTCACAAAATCAATCCCATCAACTTTGAAAATAGTGAAGGCAATCTTAGCGTGTCGAATGGTCTTTTATGTACTTTAAGTATGAAGCTACCAATATCAAGGTTGCAG CGTGATCTCACAGATTCAACTGTTTTGAGAAACTTGGGTGTTGGATTAGGGCATTCACTCTTGGCTTACAAAGCAACAATGCAGGGAATCAAGAAGCTAGAG GTGAACAAAGTCCGTTTGGATGAGGACTTGGAGCAAACATGGGAAGTCCTTGCAGAGCCAATACAGACT GTGATGCGAAGGTATGGGATCCCCGAACCCTATGAGAAACTGAAGGAAATGACTAGAGGCCAGGCTGTAACCAAAGACAGCATACGCAAGTTCATTGAAGGTCTTGACCTGCCGGAGGATGCGCAGTCAAGTCTTTTGAAGTTAACACCACACTCTTACACTGGAGAGGCGGAGAATCTGGCTGCAAATATTTGGAATGTGGTTGACCTGAAATCTGGATTTAAGATCAAGTGA